In Ischnura elegans chromosome 6, ioIscEleg1.1, whole genome shotgun sequence, one genomic interval encodes:
- the LOC124160684 gene encoding prefoldin subunit 1, protein MAKQAMDIELKKAFTDLQQKMQETTQKIKLADVQIDALKRAIHHSQLTDKELSALPGETNTYLSVGRMFLLTEIPEVRDILQNRMKTCEDKIKTLEGSKTFLDRSLKDSKNNLREMVQQRQEMASIPESS, encoded by the exons atggCGAAGCAAGCGATGGACATCGAGCTTAAAAAG gCATTCACTGATCTTCAGCAAAAAATGCAAGAAACAACCCAGAAAATAAAACTCGCCGACGTTCAAATTGATGCATTGAAAAGAGCAATTCATCATTCTCAATTGACGGATAAAGAGCTATCG GCCCTTCCTGGAGAAACAAATACTTATTTAAGTGTCGGAAGAATGTTTCTGCTAACCGAAATTCCGGAAGTTCGAGACATTCTTCAAAATAGAATGAAAACTTgcgaagataaaataaaaacacttgag GGAAGCAAGACTTTCCTGGATAGGAGCTTGAAAGACAGCAAAAACAATTTAAGGGAAATGGTACAACAGAGGCAGGAAATGGCATCTATTCCTGAATCTAGTTAA